A region from the Salvia splendens isolate huo1 chromosome 15, SspV2, whole genome shotgun sequence genome encodes:
- the LOC121767762 gene encoding intracellular ribonuclease LX-like, with translation MEGKGSILIILFVLYSQSFLCLSQDFDFFYFVQQWPASYCDTRRSCCYPTTGKPNEDFSIHGLWPNYNNGKWPQNCDTTSSLDISQISDLKKRMEKDWVTLACPSGDGMKFWGHEWEKHGTCTSLDEHTYFESALDLKSKANLVQHLKHAGIQPGNFFTMESMKRAIKEGVGYEAYIECNVDTQGNHQIYQVYMCVDKSAKNFIDCPILPSGRGCGSRVEFPSLSHHSGSSHEL, from the exons ATGGAAGGAAAGGGTTCCATATTGATCATCCTATTCGTGTTGTATTCTCAATCATTTTTGTGTTTGTCTCAAGATTTCGATTTCTTCTACTTTGTTCAACAG TGGCCTGCTTCATATTGTGACACTCGGAGAAGCTGCTGCTATCCGACAACCGGAAAACCCAATGAAGATTTCAGCATTCATGGGCTTTGGCCGAATTACAACAACGGTAAATGGCCTCAAAATTGTGACACCACAAGTTCCTTAGACATATCTCAG ATCTCGGACCTGAAGAAGAGGATGGAGAAAGATTGGGTGACCTTAGCCTGTCCATCGGGTGATGGGATGAAATTCTGGGGTCATGAATGGGAGAAGCATGGAACATGCACATCATTGGATGAACACACTTATTTTGAATCAGCCCTTGACCTCAAGAGCAAAGCCAACTTGGTCCAACACCTCAAACATGCAGGGATTCAGCCTGGGAATTTTTTCACTATGGAGAGCATGAAAAGGGCAATTAAAGAAGGGGTGGGTTATGAAGCTTACATAGAGTGCAATGTTGATACACAAGGGAATCATCAAATATACCAAGTCTATATGTGTGTTGATAAATCTGCCAAAAATTTCATTGACTGCCCCATTCTGCCAAGTGGAAGAGGATGTGGCTCCCGCGTCGAGTTCCCTTCTTTGTCCCACCATTCCGGCTCCAGCCATGAACTCTGA